From the genome of Triticum aestivum cultivar Chinese Spring chromosome 3B, IWGSC CS RefSeq v2.1, whole genome shotgun sequence, one region includes:
- the LOC123067363 gene encoding pentatricopeptide repeat-containing protein At3g62890 codes for MARMAWVCRKCPYRGFRRFLAVASSPVNKLIGAQLFPSELKKGHPYNIYTRRRLRVGGKPPGPAPRPTLGSPSPSSRSSTRGGRRLVSVLKIRLQEPIVEQQRKNTPPLRDEMVVVQRYLELLSRCRGGADARPIARIQAALVTSGLLRRSAELHDALIRALASSGTPHAALPLYAHLIRAGLLPTPHTLPSLFKSLALSPAVPGARRLALAVHAQAVRLGLTGFLLVNNALIRVHAGLLGRLSDAHLLLRAAAAVDASTFNTLITAHARAGRVADARSLFDEMPERNAVSWSAMVNGYVQAGDGREALGVFSQMQAQGVRPDDTVLVGVLAACAQLGALEQGKWVHGYLRANNIRMTVFLGTALVDMYAKCGEMQLGMEVFEGMKDKNVLAWTTMIKGLAMHGRGSDSLMLFSQMESSGVKPDDIAFIGALCACTHTGLVDKGRQLFNSMVNNYGIKPKIEHYGCMVDLLARNGLLSEARDMVEKMPMKPDALIWGALMAGCRFHKNVELAEYVIKHWIELEPDKSGAYVLLGNIYSASGRHASAREIRHLMREKGVEKTPGCSNLEINGVIHQFIVGDLSHPRIKDILTKWYEIDSRIRLEEGYVPDKKEVLLDIEEEEMEGALSRHSEKLAIAFALISTNDNIPIRIVKNLRVCQDCHHVTKLISKVYGREIVVRDRTRFHLFKDGTCSCKDYW; via the exons ATGGCGAGGATGGCATGGGTCTGCCGAAAGTGCCCTTATCGTGGGTTCCGGCGGTTCCTGGCAGTTGCGTCGTCGCCCGTTAACAAGCTCATAGGAGCACAACTTTTCCCATCAGAACT TAAAAAAGGTCACCCCTACAACATATACACTCGTCGGCGCCTTCGCGTCGGAGGAAAGCCCCCGGGGCCGGCGCCGCGGCCAACCCTTGGTTCACCCTCCCCCTCTTCGCGGTCATCAACCCGCGGCGGCCGTCGCCTCGTCTCCGTCCTCAAGATCCGCCTTCAGGAGCCCATTGTCGAACAGCAG AGGAAAAACACACCACCACTACGTGATGAGATGGTGGTCGTCCAGCGCTACCTGGAGCTGCTGTCGCGGTGCCGCGGCGGCGCCGACGCGCGGCCGATCGCGCGGATCCAGGCGGCCCTGGTCACGTCGGGCCTGCTCCGGCGCAGCGCGGAGCTCCACGACGCGCTCATCCGGGCGCTCGCCAGCTCCGGGACGCCGCACGCCGCGCTGCCGCTCTACGCCCACCTCATCCGCGCGGGCCTCCTGCCCACCCCGCACACCCTCCCCTCCCTCTTCAAGTCGCTCGCCCTCTCCCCCGCCGTCCCCGGCGCGCGCCGCCTCGCGCTCGCCGTCCACGCCCAAGCCGTCAGGCTCGGCCTCACCGGGTTCCTCCTCGTGAACAACGCGCTCATCCGCGTCCACGCGGGCCTGCTCGGCCGCCTCTCCGACGCGCACCTGCTGCTGCGCGCCGCGGCCGCCGTcgacgcctccacgttcaacacgcTCATCACGGCGCACGCGAGGGCTGGCCGTGTCGCCGACGCCCGCTcgctgttcgacgaaatgcccgagAGGAATGCCGTGTCCTGGAGCGCCATGGTGAATGGGTACGTGCAGGCTGGGGACGGGAGGGAGGCGCTGGGGGTGTTCTCCCAGATGCAGGCCCAAGGTGTCCGCCCGGACGACACGGTTCTCGTCGGGGTGCTTGCTGCGTGCGCGCAGCTGGGGGCTCTGGAGCAGGGGAAGTGGGTGCATGGTTACCTCAGAGCAAACAATATCAGGATGACCGTGTTCCTGGGCACTGCGTTGGTTGATATGTATGCCAAATGTGGTGAGATGCAGCTTGGAATGGAGGTGTTTGAGGGAATGAAGGACAAGAATGTGCTGGCCTGGACTACCATGATAAAGGGCCTGGCTATGCACGGCCGAGGCTCAGACTCATTGATGCTCTTCTCCCAGATGGAGAGCTCAGGTGTTAAGCCGGATGACATTGCCTTCATTGGTGCTCTCTGTGCTTGCACACACACTGGGTTGGTTGACAAGGGTCGGCAGCTTTTCAATTCCATGGTGAACAACTATGGTATTAAACCAAAGATTGAGCATTATGGATGCATGGTAGACCTCCTGGCACGGAATGGCCTGCTGAGTGAGGCCAGAGACATGGTTGAGAAAATGCCCATGAAACCGGATGCCTTAATCTGGGGAGCTCTAATGGCTGGTTGTAGGTTTCACAAGAATGTGGAGTTGGCTGAGTATGTTATAAAGCACTGGATTGAACTGGAGCCAGACAAAAGTGGTGCTTATGTACTTTTAGGTAACATATATTCTGCTTCTGGTAGGCATGCGTCTGCGAGGGAAATTAGGCACCTAATGCGTGAGAAGGGAGTTGAGAAGACACCTGGATGTAGCAATTTGGAGATTAACGGAGTTATCCACCAATTCATTGTTGGAGATCTGTCTCATCCTCGCATAAAAGATATTTTGACAAAGTGGTATGAGATAGATAGTAGGATAAGGCTGGAGGAAGGTTACGTGCCTGATAAGAAAGAGGTTTTGCTTGACATTGAAGAAGAAGAGATGGAAGGTGCACTCAGCCGCCACAGTGAGAAGCTGGCAATCGCATTTGCTTTGATAAGTACAAATGATAATATACCCATTCGGATTGTCAAGAACCTCAGAGTCTGCCAAGATTGCCATCATGTCACCAAACTTATATCCAAAGTATATGGGAGAGAAATTGTTGTTAGAGATCGAACACGTTTCCATTTGTTCAAAGATGGTACCTGTTCGTGCAAGGACTATTGGTAG